From a region of the Teredinibacter turnerae genome:
- the prmB gene encoding 50S ribosomal protein L3 N(5)-glutamine methyltransferase — protein sequence MLEELNSELITVKDWIRWGSSRFVRAKLSYGHGTDNAWDECAVLVLWALAQPWERLDLIYDTRLTVDEKKRVFHAIGRRIKEKVPAPYITGEANFGGLRFEVNENVLVPRSPIAELLLNGMHPWFQDDPASVLDLCTGSGCIGILAASVFQETNVDISDISASALAVAERNIRNHAVADRVTAIESDLFNAPHFIGRKYDLILSNPPYVDAHDLSSMPAEYHAEPVLGLAAGNDGLALARRILRDAGKHLTRNGLLVVEVGNSWVALEEAYPEVPFVWLEFEHGGHGVFMLSAEQLHEFAEFFNNK from the coding sequence ATGTTGGAAGAACTTAATTCAGAGCTCATTACCGTAAAAGACTGGATACGCTGGGGATCCAGCCGGTTTGTGCGTGCCAAATTGTCCTATGGTCACGGTACAGACAACGCTTGGGACGAGTGTGCTGTTCTCGTGCTCTGGGCGCTGGCTCAACCGTGGGAGCGGCTAGATCTTATATACGACACTCGTCTGACCGTAGATGAGAAGAAGCGTGTTTTCCACGCAATTGGCCGTCGGATCAAAGAAAAAGTCCCCGCTCCCTATATTACTGGGGAAGCGAATTTTGGCGGGCTGCGTTTCGAGGTTAATGAAAATGTCCTGGTGCCGCGCTCGCCGATTGCCGAATTGTTGCTAAACGGTATGCACCCCTGGTTTCAGGACGACCCGGCCAGTGTGCTTGATTTATGCACTGGCAGTGGCTGCATCGGAATTTTGGCGGCCTCTGTTTTTCAGGAAACTAACGTCGATATCTCGGATATATCGGCATCTGCACTGGCCGTAGCGGAACGAAATATCCGCAATCACGCAGTCGCTGACCGAGTGACCGCCATCGAGTCAGACCTTTTTAACGCGCCACATTTTATCGGGCGTAAATACGACTTGATCCTGTCTAATCCACCTTATGTGGACGCCCATGACCTGTCTTCCATGCCTGCGGAGTATCACGCTGAGCCTGTGTTAGGTTTAGCGGCGGGTAACGATGGGCTCGCCCTCGCGCGGCGTATCTTGCGCGATGCCGGTAAACATCTTACCCGCAATGGGCTGCTAGTGGTTGAGGTTGGGAATAGCTGGGTGGCACTGGAAGAGGCCTATCCGGAAGTACCATTTGTCTGGCTGGAGTTCGAGCATGGTGGTCACGGTGTGTTTATGCTCAGCGCCGAACAATTGCATGAGTTTGCTGAGTTTTTCAACAATAAATAA
- the aroC gene encoding chorismate synthase, translating into MSGNTFGKLFTVTTFGESHGLALGCIVDGCPPGIALDDALIQEDLDRRKPGQSRYTTQRREADQVKVLSGVFEGKSTGTPIGMVIENTDQRSKDYGNIKDQFRPAHADYTYFKKYGIRDYRGGGRSSARETAMRVAAGAVAKQVLKTLWGIEIKGYLSQLGPIAIEKVDWEQVHQNPFFCPDADKVPEMEAYMQALNKEGNSVGAKITVIANKMIPGLGEPIFDRLDADLAHALMGINAVKGVEIGAGFDAVAQKGTEHRDEITPEGFVSNHAGGVLGGISTGQDLVAHIALKPTSSLHLPGRSVDIHGNPIEVVTKGRHDPCVGIRATPIAEAMMALVVLDHALRHRGQNGHVETEFTIPG; encoded by the coding sequence ATGTCTGGGAATACCTTTGGTAAGCTGTTTACCGTTACCACATTTGGTGAGAGCCACGGTTTGGCGTTGGGCTGCATTGTAGACGGTTGCCCACCGGGGATAGCGCTGGATGATGCGTTGATCCAAGAGGATCTCGATCGTCGTAAGCCGGGTCAATCACGCTATACAACCCAGCGACGAGAGGCAGACCAGGTCAAGGTGCTGTCCGGCGTGTTCGAAGGAAAGTCCACAGGAACACCGATCGGAATGGTGATCGAAAACACCGACCAACGCTCGAAGGATTACGGCAATATTAAAGATCAGTTTCGGCCTGCACATGCGGATTACACCTACTTTAAGAAGTATGGAATTCGCGACTATCGTGGCGGAGGCAGGTCTTCAGCGCGGGAGACGGCTATGCGCGTTGCCGCCGGAGCGGTCGCCAAACAGGTGCTGAAAACCCTTTGGGGAATCGAAATCAAGGGGTATTTGTCCCAGTTGGGCCCAATAGCAATTGAAAAAGTTGACTGGGAGCAGGTCCACCAAAATCCATTTTTTTGCCCGGATGCCGATAAGGTTCCCGAAATGGAAGCCTATATGCAGGCACTCAATAAAGAAGGGAATTCTGTCGGTGCAAAAATTACTGTAATTGCAAACAAGATGATTCCCGGTCTTGGAGAACCGATATTCGATCGATTGGACGCTGACTTGGCACACGCACTGATGGGCATAAACGCGGTCAAAGGCGTAGAAATTGGTGCCGGATTCGATGCTGTTGCTCAGAAGGGTACGGAGCATCGGGACGAAATCACCCCTGAGGGTTTCGTGTCTAATCATGCGGGCGGCGTTCTGGGCGGTATTTCTACCGGGCAGGATCTTGTTGCCCACATCGCGTTAAAGCCAACGTCGAGTTTGCACTTGCCGGGGCGAAGTGTCGATATTCACGGCAACCCGATTGAGGTCGTGACCAAAGGCCGGCATGATCCATGTGTTGGGATTCGTGCCACTCCAATCGCCGAAGCAATGATGGCGCTGGTGGTGCTGGACCATGCGCTGCGACACCGTGGTCAGAATGGCCATG